A genomic region of Jeotgalibaca ciconiae contains the following coding sequences:
- a CDS encoding cysteine desulfurase family protein produces the protein MIYFDNSATTYMYPEALDTYVKVNQSFFGNPSSLHKLGTLADNLLQQSRKQVADLLSVSPKEIFFTSGGTEGDNWVIKGTAMEKRMYGKHLITSSIEHPAVSRSMQQLEKLGFEVTYLPVNKEGLISVTDLKEAIREDTILVSLIAVNNEVGSIQPIKEVGELLKNHPTIHFHVDAVQAVTEFNQILLHPRIDFLVLSAHKFHGPKGVGIVYKKHGKRIAPLLSGGGQESGERSSTENIGGIAATAKALRMTIERKEAARQKELAIRDYIRSFLEQYPNVQLFSHEEGAAHILCFALQGVRGEVMVHAFEQEDIIISTTSACSSKKGEVPATLESMSVPSEWSKCAVRLSFGEENTMEEAKRFTEVFKQLHKKFNIIQK, from the coding sequence TTCCAGTCTGCACAAGCTCGGGACGCTAGCAGATAATTTGCTGCAACAATCACGTAAGCAAGTAGCAGACTTATTGAGCGTTTCTCCGAAAGAGATTTTTTTTACGAGCGGTGGAACAGAAGGGGATAACTGGGTGATCAAAGGCACTGCCATGGAAAAAAGAATGTATGGAAAACATTTGATCACATCCAGTATTGAACATCCTGCCGTTTCAAGATCGATGCAACAATTAGAGAAGTTGGGTTTTGAAGTAACTTATTTGCCAGTTAATAAAGAAGGTTTGATTTCTGTGACGGATTTGAAAGAAGCTATTCGGGAAGATACGATTCTAGTTTCTCTTATTGCTGTTAATAATGAAGTGGGTTCAATCCAACCTATCAAGGAAGTGGGGGAATTGTTGAAGAATCATCCAACAATCCATTTTCACGTAGACGCTGTTCAAGCAGTAACAGAGTTTAATCAAATTTTATTGCATCCTAGAATCGATTTTCTTGTGTTGTCTGCTCATAAATTCCATGGACCAAAAGGAGTCGGGATTGTCTATAAAAAGCATGGAAAACGAATTGCACCCTTGCTGTCAGGCGGCGGGCAAGAATCGGGCGAGAGAAGTTCAACTGAAAATATTGGCGGAATTGCAGCAACGGCTAAAGCGCTTCGGATGACAATAGAAAGAAAAGAGGCAGCTCGCCAAAAAGAGCTGGCAATTCGAGATTATATCCGATCATTTTTAGAACAATATCCTAATGTTCAGTTGTTTAGTCATGAAGAAGGAGCTGCTCATATTCTATGTTTTGCTTTGCAGGGTGTCCGTGGTGAAGTGATGGTACATGCTTTTGAACAAGAAGACATAATCATCTCTACTACCAGTGCCTGCTCAAGTAAAAAAGGAGAGGTACCTGCCACCTTAGAGTCGATGAGTGTACCTTCGGAATGGTCAAAATGCGCCGTGCGATTAAGTTTCGGCGAGGAAAACACCATGGAAGAAGCCAAACGGTTTACTGAAGTATTTAAACAGTTACATAAAAAATTTAACATTATTCAAAAATAG
- the thiI gene encoding tRNA uracil 4-sulfurtransferase ThiI: protein METRIQIRFGELSTKGRNKRRFIQKLAQNIRFATKEFSQIKIKPDHDFIFLDLNGADEKSVIEKLKDVFGIQSFSPVYVLPRDFETARKFIVDLVNDMEPAGKTFKIATRRADHSYEHDTNWLNAEFGAAVLESIPEIAVQVKKPEITVRVDVKKEHFLISTKKYQGAGGLPVGTSGKGVIMLSGGIDSPVAGYLAMKRGVEIEAVHFHSPPYTSPQALQKAKDLTAKLTRYGGNVQFIEVPFTEIQEEIKAKVPEGYLMTVTRRMMLRLTDAIREQRNALAIFNGESLGQVASQTLESMIAINDVTNTPIIRPVATLDKQEIIDIAQKIDTFDLSIQPFEDCCTIFAPTAPKTKPRADKARYYEDKLDVDALIQRAMDGLVITNITSELSSQQQNKDTFSGLL, encoded by the coding sequence ATGGAAACACGTATCCAAATTCGCTTCGGTGAATTATCTACTAAAGGTAGAAATAAAAGAAGATTTATTCAAAAACTTGCACAAAATATTCGTTTCGCTACCAAGGAATTCAGCCAAATAAAAATTAAACCGGACCATGATTTTATCTTTTTAGATTTAAATGGGGCAGATGAAAAAAGCGTCATTGAAAAATTGAAAGATGTTTTTGGGATTCAAAGCTTTTCGCCTGTTTATGTTTTACCGCGCGATTTCGAAACAGCACGAAAATTTATCGTTGATTTAGTAAATGATATGGAGCCAGCCGGAAAAACATTTAAAATTGCTACTCGTCGTGCAGACCATAGTTACGAACATGATACAAATTGGTTGAATGCTGAGTTTGGCGCTGCCGTTTTAGAAAGTATCCCAGAAATAGCTGTTCAAGTAAAAAAACCAGAAATAACTGTGCGGGTAGATGTAAAAAAAGAACACTTTTTGATAAGTACGAAAAAGTATCAGGGAGCTGGAGGATTGCCAGTGGGAACAAGCGGCAAAGGAGTCATTATGCTTTCTGGCGGAATTGATTCCCCTGTTGCGGGCTATCTTGCAATGAAACGTGGCGTGGAAATTGAAGCTGTTCATTTCCATAGTCCGCCTTACACAAGTCCACAAGCGCTGCAAAAAGCAAAAGATTTAACTGCAAAATTAACTCGTTACGGAGGAAATGTCCAGTTTATCGAAGTTCCTTTTACAGAAATTCAAGAAGAAATTAAAGCAAAAGTACCAGAAGGTTATTTAATGACAGTTACAAGAAGAATGATGTTGCGCTTAACAGATGCGATTCGCGAACAAAGAAATGCTTTAGCGATTTTTAATGGGGAAAGTTTGGGGCAAGTTGCTTCGCAAACGTTGGAAAGTATGATTGCCATCAATGATGTGACAAACACCCCCATTATCCGTCCTGTAGCAACACTCGACAAGCAAGAAATTATCGATATCGCTCAAAAGATTGATACGTTCGATTTATCAATTCAACCTTTTGAAGATTGCTGTACCATTTTTGCACCGACTGCACCAAAGACAAAACCACGAGCGGATAAAGCTCGTTATTATGAAGATAAATTAGATGTAGATGCTTTAATCCAGCGTGCTATGGATGGGTTGGTCATAACAAATATTACTTCAGAGTTATCCAGCCAACAACAAAATAAAGATACTTTTTCTGGGTTATTATAA
- the tpx gene encoding thiol peroxidase has product MKITFKGEPIELEGTQPTVGEKAPAFSLKNTAGEEVSTESLAGKVTILSVFPNINTSVCDKQTREFNEVASDIEGVRLVSVSKNTNEELTEWCAAKGLQMEMLSDDGSFGKAFGVYIPEVDLLARSVFVIDENGLVGYKEILPESGGPEPNYEAAVEAAKDLV; this is encoded by the coding sequence ATGAAAATTACATTTAAAGGTGAGCCAATAGAGCTTGAAGGAACGCAACCAACAGTTGGAGAGAAAGCTCCAGCATTTTCATTGAAGAACACAGCAGGGGAAGAAGTAAGCACAGAGAGTTTAGCTGGAAAAGTTACAATTTTAAGTGTCTTCCCGAATATCAATACGAGTGTTTGTGATAAGCAGACGCGTGAATTTAATGAAGTTGCTTCTGATATTGAAGGGGTTCGTCTAGTTTCCGTATCAAAAAATACCAATGAAGAATTGACAGAATGGTGTGCTGCAAAGGGATTGCAAATGGAGATGCTCTCGGATGACGGATCGTTTGGTAAAGCATTTGGCGTTTACATTCCTGAGGTTGATTTGTTGGCACGCAGTGTCTTTGTTATTGATGAGAATGGTTTAGTCGGTTATAAAGAAATTCTTCCAGAATCAGGTGGACCTGAGCCAAATTATGAAGCGGCAGTAGAAGCTGCAAAAGATTTAGTTTAA